In the Nicotiana tabacum cultivar K326 chromosome 16, ASM71507v2, whole genome shotgun sequence genome, one interval contains:
- the LOC107768811 gene encoding uncharacterized protein LOC107768811 isoform X2 — translation MADNNKTGLVDTGARKQLVEQDTGLADEVRMLRQHMTDMYQASMTGKAPPSPPPSFLDAAFTQTPVIMPDDSPYSPDLPVYHSFPNHPSSSITLPPITSPQNCPHVISTIPNNEYLLKAHDDQYYPVEVTRKVPDSYKKSPGDELHAVHEKFTGREGRDGIPRRLKGIEQSIRNKQGMGDQDSMTCKELSVSPDIRLPAGFKVPQFNLYDGCGDLVAHLRDYCSEMRSVGEKDDLLMAYFSESLTGAALEWNNRQDIGKWPTLGDMAQDFVRYFQYKSSVTPDCSSLSKMEKKPEESFRKFGLRWREQASRVSTPIGEEEIVELFLQAQGPTYLIPAVGKSFNDVLKIGEMVEEGIKSSKIISYSALKYTTKDIQNISVSLGGRKRNRKDDPMGLPAQHFQPRNRPRGYPCAPDDTPQCYFSA, via the coding sequence ATGGCGGACAATAACAAAACtgggttggttgataccggtgcccgaaagcagttggttgaacaggacactGGTTTGGCTGATGAGGTAAGAATGTTGAGACAACACatgacggacatgtatcaggcctcgatgactgggaaggcaccaccctcgccaccacctagcttcttagATGCTGCCTTTACCCAAACTCCGGTCATAATGCCGGATGattccccatactctccagatctacccgtttatcacagctttcccaaccaccctagtagctccatcactcttcCTCCAATTACCTCTCCTCAAAATTGCCCTCATGTCATATCCACTATTCCCAACAATGAATATctactcaaagctcatgatgacCAATACTACCCTGTAGAGGTTACCCGcaaggttcctgactcatacaagaAGAGCCCTGGGGATGAGCTTCATGCTGTACATGAGAAATTCACAGGAAGAgaagggcgagatgggatacccaggaggctgaaaggcatagaacagtccataaggaacaagcaaggaatgggagaccaggATAGCATGACTTGCAAAGAgctgtctgtgtcccctgacattcgcctgcccgcgggatttaaagtgccacaatttaacttgtatgatgggtgtggagatctggtagcccatttgagggattattgcagtgaaatgagaagtgttggcgagaaagatgatttgttgatggcgtatttcagtgagagcttgactggggcagctttggaatggaaTAATCGTCAAGATATCGGTAAATGGCCTACactgggtgacatggctcaagattttgttcgatactttcaatacaaatcaAGCGTTACCCCAGACTGCTCCTctctatctaaaatggaaaagaagccggaggaaagctttaggaagtttgggctcagatggagggagcaagcttcTCGAGTCagtaccccgattggtgaagaagaaattgttgagcttttcctacaagcccaggggcccacctattTGATCCCGGCTGTGGGAAagtctttcaatgatgtgttaaaaataggggagatggtagaagagggaatcaagtcaagcAAAATCATAAGCTATTCTGCATTGAAATATACTACGAAAGACATTCAAAACATCTCAGTaagtttgggtggaagaaagagaaatagaaaagatgatccgatgggccttcctgctcaacacttccagcctcgaaatcgcccccgtggatatccttgtgcaccagatGACACTCCCCAATGTTACTTCTCTGCAtag